From the genome of Danaus plexippus chromosome 30, MEX_DaPlex, whole genome shotgun sequence, one region includes:
- the LOC116776638 gene encoding putative fatty acyl-CoA reductase CG5065 has protein sequence MGFLDRDFGDVPGIAEYYKDKTIFITGGSGFMGKVLVEKLLYSCPDLDRIYLLLRSNKGVDAEDRLKNLYSSRCFDRLRNEKPDVFDKKVSFIAGDVGELGLGICDEDRALIINRVHIVFHVAASVRFNDSLKVAARLNLRGTREAVELAKEIRNLEAFVHVSTSYANTNRQCIDEVIYPASGDWRDTLEVIENVDEHTLNVLTPKYLDKLPNTYVFTKQLAEHVVNEQKGKLPIVIMRPSIVISSVREPMVGWIENLNGPVAILIASGKGILHTMYTDPNLISDYMPVDIAIKAFIAAAWARGTKKLEPTDDIHLYNCSSSEIKALTMGQIVELGMEISKKIPLDSLVWHPCGGLTSSKLVNYVKVLLLHLLPALLVDGILKLIGKKPMLTKVQRRIYVANLALEYYVTQQWTFKNVNIVKLRSKIKEEDLKEFFYEMETIDIHEYFMNSCYGGKLYILKEKLEDLPAARIHYRRMELLHKVVMTIFKLSVLWFIYNTSFFRDVMNMLYAVFVG, from the exons ATGGGTTTTTTGGACCGTGATTTCGGCGATGTTCCCGGTATAGCTGAGTATTATAAGgacaaaacaatattcatcACAGGCGGGTCAG GTTTCATGGGCAAGGTTCTGGTGGAGAAACTCCTGTATTCTTGCCCAGACCTGGACAGAATATACTTGCTTTTAAGAAGCAATAAAGGAGTGGATGCTGAGGATAGACTGAAGAATCTGTATTCATCCAGA tgtTTTGATCGTCTGAGAAACGAAAAACCCGACGTTTTCGATAAGAAAGTGTCATTCATCGCCGGTGACGTGGGCGAGCTCGGTTTAG gtATCTGTGATGAAGATAGAGCACTGATCATAAATAGGGTACACATCGTATTCCACGTGGCTGCTAGTGTCAG ATTCAATGATTCTCTGAAAGTAGCGGCGAGATTGAACCTCCGTGGTACGAGAGAGGCTGTTGAATTGGCTAAGGAAATAAGGAATTTAGAA GCATTCGTCCATGTGTCTACATCCTACGCTAACACAAATCGACAGTGCATCGATGAAGTCATATATCCGGCATCTGGGGACTGGAGAGACACTCTCGAAGTTATCGAAAACGTAGACGAACACACACTGAATGTTCTAACACCGaa atATCTGGACAAGCTACCGAACACATACGTGTTTACCAAACAATTGGCGGAGCACGTAGTTAATGAACAAAAAGGAAAGCTGCCGATAGTAATCATGAGACCTTCTATAG TTATATCGAGTGTTAGAGAGCCTATGGTCGGTTGGATCGAGAACCTCAACGGGCCGGTTGCTATATTGATAGCGAGTGGCAAAG GTATTCTTCACACAATGTACACAGACCCCAACCTCATCTCAGACTACATGCCAGTGGACATAGCTATAAAAGCTTTCATAGCTGCCGCGTGGGCAAGAGGTACCAAAAA GCTGGAACCAACAGACGACATACATCTGTATAACTGCTCATCGAGCGAAATCAAAGCGTTGACTATGGGTCAGATAGTTGAATTGGGGATGGAAATAAGTAAAAAGATCCCCTTGGATTCGTTAGTATGGCATCCCTGCGGAGGCTTAACTTCATCCAAGCTAGTCAATTACGTAAAG GTCCTGCTATTACACCTACTACCGGCTTTGTTAGTTGATGGGATTTTGAAACTAATTGGAAAGAAGCCCAT GTTGACGAAGGTTCAGCGGCGTATATACGTAGCGAACCTGGCTCTAGAGTACTACGTCACCCAGCAGTGGACCTTCAAAAACGTGAACATAGTTAAACTTCGGTCGAAAATCAAGGAAGAGGATTTGAAAGAATTCTTCTATGAAATGGAAACTATTGATATACATGAATATTTCATGAATTCCTGCTACGGCGGAAAGCTGTACATATTGAAAGAGAAACTTGAAGATCTGCCGGCAGCGAGAATACATTACAGAAG AATGGAACTCCTGCATAAAGTCGTGATGACAATCTTCAAGCTGTCTGTCCTCTGGTTCATTTACAACACCAGCTTCTTCAGGGATGTCATGAATATGCTCTACGCCGTGTTTGTTGGTTGA
- the LOC116776673 gene encoding toll-like receptor 3 isoform X2 produces MTYHQNGFSKMVLAPILFSCFFANIVNCQISDRCLSGYMTDIQSWVDRYGYFTANVDFKSKLDLSGIQGPMLKIERYLKEFELKGYDRIKYFSMTKCGLRSIPDVFHLQDHHGRSLAETIEYVTFYGNEFSMNYLTRNDDYDVSPEVNLTSFNGEEIIDKERYRYLSSWGAGFKDVNFENLLQLDLRACGIRSLGSYAFKSMPKLSMLYLSENNIYHIEADTFSGLQNLIHLDLSRNDALDDVYKTISFNFENRHEFRGLRLVSLDLSYSPFGDNNIPMLKDLKQLKSLSLCFSGLRRLRPRTFDGTQLRFLDVSGNKDIFDTRSVLGGLENSLQVLYAQEVNMKTIDCLYNLTYLEIAQLRKNEIAVVRQNVSITLKKLQVLDLSHNRKLAWFSKVFSLMPKLKLLSLNSNNMNVVTQEMLDDFQDLSYVDLSYNFLICSCALRDIYGISINNEYSVEHPLIEFERDNEGDTLFLNNGLTYFNNIITRRQNTSILNGNRTLRMDNVFQLRGNFVLLVNKNDPYRFRCLIASEGKLTNVNKIMECTNLNRNYDIEQADEAKWRFFLLFLIPVLLLPTLIFMYMYRRNFKYFWINLKNTTTLSLINKDVIINDTTIFNYDAFISYCNEDRAWVLDYFLPHVEQDCNISVCLHERDFQVGLSILENIVSCMDRSRSIILIISKRFLLSQWCQFEMHLAQHRLLETRREDLILVLLEEIPRRLRPNTLHYLMVTKTYIVWPSEEPQRNLFWKQLKKSIVKLKLIHSENVSLA; encoded by the exons ATGACGTATCACCAAAATGGATTCAGCAAAATGGTTTTGGCACCTAT ATTGTTCTCCTGTTTTTTTGCCAATATAGTAAATTGTCAAATATCCGACAGATGTTTATCAGGTTACATGACGGACATACAGTCGTGGGTCGACAGATATGGTTATTTCACCGCAAATGTGG attttaaaagtaaattggaCTTATCTGGGATACAAGGTCCTATGCTTAAGATCGAACGATACCTAAAAGAATTTGAACTCAAAGGTTATGACAGAATCAAATATTTCAGTATGACCAAATGTGGGCTGCGAAGTATACcggat GTATTTCACTTACAAGATCATCATGGCAGAAGTCTCGCTGAAACTATTGAGTATGTAACTTTCTATGGCAATGAATTTAGCATGAATTATCTCACGAGGAATGATGACTATGATGTGTCACCCGAAGTAAATTTAACTTCGTTCAATGGAGAAGAAATAATCGATAAGGAACGTTATCGAT atCTATCCTCTTGGGGCGCGGGTTTCAAAGacgttaattttgaaaacctGTTACAGCTGGATTTAAGAGCATGTGGCATTCGATCCTTAGGTTCATACGCCTTCAAGTCAATGCCTAAGTTGTCAATGTTGTATTTAAGTGAGAACAATATTTATCACATAGAAGCAGACACATTTTCCggattacaaaatttaatacatttagatTTAAGTAGAAACGATGCTCTTGACGATGTATATAAAAcgataagttttaattttgaaaatagacACGAATTTCGGGGCTTGAGATTGGTATCCTTGGACTTGTCGTACTCCCCGTTTGGAGACAACAACATTCCAATgcttaaagatttaaaacagttaaaaaGTTTATCTTTATGTTTTTCGGGTCTTCGCAGGTTAAGACCGAGAACCTTCGATGGGACACAACTGAGATTTCTTGATGTATCCGGCAATAAGGACATTTTTGATACACGTTCAGTATTAGGGGGCTTAGAGAATTCGTTGCAAGTGCTTTATGCACAGGAAGTAAACATGAAAACCATTGATTGCTTGTACAATTTAACGTATTTGGAAATAGCTCAATTGAGGAAAAACGAAATAGCTGTTGTGAGACAAAACGTATCGAttacattgaaaaaattacaGGTTCTCGATTTGAGTCATAACAGAAAGTTGGCCTGGTTCTCAAAAGTATTTTCACTTATGCCGAAACTTAAGCTGCTCTCGTTAAACTCAAACAACATGAACGTTGTAACTCAAGAAATGCTCGATGATTTTCAAGATCTTTCATATGTTGATTTATCATATAACTTTTTGATCTGCAGTTGTGCTCTTAGAGATATATACGGTATTAGCATAAATAACGAATATTCCGTGGAACACCCGCTCATAGAATTTGAACGAGATAACGAGGGAGACACATTGTTTCTTAATAACGGCTTGACATACTTTAACAATATCATAACTAGAAGACAGAACACGAGCATTCTCAATGGAAACAGAACATTGAGAATGGataatgtttttcaattaaGAGGAAATTTCGTGTTGCTTGTCAATAAAAATGACCCTTATAGGTTTCGTTGCCTGATAGCATCGGAAGGCAAACTCACGaacgtaaacaaaataatggaATGCACTAACCTGAATCGGAACTATGATATTGAACAGGCAGATGAGGCGAAATGGAGATTCTTTTTGCTATTCCTCATACCAGTTCTGTTGCTCCCGACATTGATTTTCATGTACATGTATAGGagaaattttaagtatttctgGATAAATCTCAAGAATACCACCACTTTGAGCTTGATTAACAAGGACGTCATAATCAATG ataCGACAATTTTTAACTACGACGCCTTTATATCATATTGCAACGAGGACAGGGCGTGGGTTTTAGATTATTTCCTGCCTCACGTGGAACAGGACTGCAACATAAGTGTTTGTCTACACGAAAGAGATTTCCAG GTCGGTCTGTCGATCCTGGAGAACATAGTGTCCTGCATGGACCGGTCACGCTCAATAATCCTCATCATATCCAAGAGATTTCTACTGAGTCAGTGGTGTCAGTTTGAAATGCATTTAGCACAGCAcag gCTGTTGGAGACCAGACGGGAAGACTTGATCCTTGTCCTTCTGGAGGAAATACCGAGACGTCTTCGTCCAAACacgttacattatttaatggtTACCAAAACTTACATCGTATGGCCCAGCGAGGAACCACAGCGGAATTTATTTTGGAAGCAACTCAAGAAAAGTattgtcaaattaaaattaatacattcagAAAACGTGTCACTGGCATAA
- the LOC116776673 gene encoding toll-like receptor 3 isoform X1, translating to MTYHQNGFSKMVLAPILFSCFFANIVNCQISDRCLSGYMTDIQSWVDRYGYFTANVDFKSKLDLSGIQGPMLKIERYLKEFELKGYDRIKYFSMTKCGLRSIPDVFHLQDHHGRSLAETIEYVTFYGNEFSMNYLTRNDDYDVSPEVNLTSFNGEEIIDKERYRFSFISDLSSWGAGFKDVNFENLLQLDLRACGIRSLGSYAFKSMPKLSMLYLSENNIYHIEADTFSGLQNLIHLDLSRNDALDDVYKTISFNFENRHEFRGLRLVSLDLSYSPFGDNNIPMLKDLKQLKSLSLCFSGLRRLRPRTFDGTQLRFLDVSGNKDIFDTRSVLGGLENSLQVLYAQEVNMKTIDCLYNLTYLEIAQLRKNEIAVVRQNVSITLKKLQVLDLSHNRKLAWFSKVFSLMPKLKLLSLNSNNMNVVTQEMLDDFQDLSYVDLSYNFLICSCALRDIYGISINNEYSVEHPLIEFERDNEGDTLFLNNGLTYFNNIITRRQNTSILNGNRTLRMDNVFQLRGNFVLLVNKNDPYRFRCLIASEGKLTNVNKIMECTNLNRNYDIEQADEAKWRFFLLFLIPVLLLPTLIFMYMYRRNFKYFWINLKNTTTLSLINKDVIINDTTIFNYDAFISYCNEDRAWVLDYFLPHVEQDCNISVCLHERDFQVGLSILENIVSCMDRSRSIILIISKRFLLSQWCQFEMHLAQHRLLETRREDLILVLLEEIPRRLRPNTLHYLMVTKTYIVWPSEEPQRNLFWKQLKKSIVKLKLIHSENVSLA from the exons ATGACGTATCACCAAAATGGATTCAGCAAAATGGTTTTGGCACCTAT ATTGTTCTCCTGTTTTTTTGCCAATATAGTAAATTGTCAAATATCCGACAGATGTTTATCAGGTTACATGACGGACATACAGTCGTGGGTCGACAGATATGGTTATTTCACCGCAAATGTGG attttaaaagtaaattggaCTTATCTGGGATACAAGGTCCTATGCTTAAGATCGAACGATACCTAAAAGAATTTGAACTCAAAGGTTATGACAGAATCAAATATTTCAGTATGACCAAATGTGGGCTGCGAAGTATACcggat GTATTTCACTTACAAGATCATCATGGCAGAAGTCTCGCTGAAACTATTGAGTATGTAACTTTCTATGGCAATGAATTTAGCATGAATTATCTCACGAGGAATGATGACTATGATGTGTCACCCGAAGTAAATTTAACTTCGTTCAATGGAGAAGAAATAATCGATAAGGAACGTTATCGAT tcagttttatttcagatCTATCCTCTTGGGGCGCGGGTTTCAAAGacgttaattttgaaaacctGTTACAGCTGGATTTAAGAGCATGTGGCATTCGATCCTTAGGTTCATACGCCTTCAAGTCAATGCCTAAGTTGTCAATGTTGTATTTAAGTGAGAACAATATTTATCACATAGAAGCAGACACATTTTCCggattacaaaatttaatacatttagatTTAAGTAGAAACGATGCTCTTGACGATGTATATAAAAcgataagttttaattttgaaaatagacACGAATTTCGGGGCTTGAGATTGGTATCCTTGGACTTGTCGTACTCCCCGTTTGGAGACAACAACATTCCAATgcttaaagatttaaaacagttaaaaaGTTTATCTTTATGTTTTTCGGGTCTTCGCAGGTTAAGACCGAGAACCTTCGATGGGACACAACTGAGATTTCTTGATGTATCCGGCAATAAGGACATTTTTGATACACGTTCAGTATTAGGGGGCTTAGAGAATTCGTTGCAAGTGCTTTATGCACAGGAAGTAAACATGAAAACCATTGATTGCTTGTACAATTTAACGTATTTGGAAATAGCTCAATTGAGGAAAAACGAAATAGCTGTTGTGAGACAAAACGTATCGAttacattgaaaaaattacaGGTTCTCGATTTGAGTCATAACAGAAAGTTGGCCTGGTTCTCAAAAGTATTTTCACTTATGCCGAAACTTAAGCTGCTCTCGTTAAACTCAAACAACATGAACGTTGTAACTCAAGAAATGCTCGATGATTTTCAAGATCTTTCATATGTTGATTTATCATATAACTTTTTGATCTGCAGTTGTGCTCTTAGAGATATATACGGTATTAGCATAAATAACGAATATTCCGTGGAACACCCGCTCATAGAATTTGAACGAGATAACGAGGGAGACACATTGTTTCTTAATAACGGCTTGACATACTTTAACAATATCATAACTAGAAGACAGAACACGAGCATTCTCAATGGAAACAGAACATTGAGAATGGataatgtttttcaattaaGAGGAAATTTCGTGTTGCTTGTCAATAAAAATGACCCTTATAGGTTTCGTTGCCTGATAGCATCGGAAGGCAAACTCACGaacgtaaacaaaataatggaATGCACTAACCTGAATCGGAACTATGATATTGAACAGGCAGATGAGGCGAAATGGAGATTCTTTTTGCTATTCCTCATACCAGTTCTGTTGCTCCCGACATTGATTTTCATGTACATGTATAGGagaaattttaagtatttctgGATAAATCTCAAGAATACCACCACTTTGAGCTTGATTAACAAGGACGTCATAATCAATG ataCGACAATTTTTAACTACGACGCCTTTATATCATATTGCAACGAGGACAGGGCGTGGGTTTTAGATTATTTCCTGCCTCACGTGGAACAGGACTGCAACATAAGTGTTTGTCTACACGAAAGAGATTTCCAG GTCGGTCTGTCGATCCTGGAGAACATAGTGTCCTGCATGGACCGGTCACGCTCAATAATCCTCATCATATCCAAGAGATTTCTACTGAGTCAGTGGTGTCAGTTTGAAATGCATTTAGCACAGCAcag gCTGTTGGAGACCAGACGGGAAGACTTGATCCTTGTCCTTCTGGAGGAAATACCGAGACGTCTTCGTCCAAACacgttacattatttaatggtTACCAAAACTTACATCGTATGGCCCAGCGAGGAACCACAGCGGAATTTATTTTGGAAGCAACTCAAGAAAAGTattgtcaaattaaaattaatacattcagAAAACGTGTCACTGGCATAA